A portion of the Pseudomonadota bacterium genome contains these proteins:
- the hflK gene encoding FtsH protease activity modulator HflK codes for MPWEYNGDDNRGGGSQPPDLEDIIKKLKQKFGGKFPTKLPGGIGIVLLLILIGWLATGFYIVGPDEQGVVQRFGKVVYTTTSGPHWHMPTPVETVIKPRVTQVKRLEIGFRTISQAAPARYQKIPHESLMLTGDENIVDAQFIVQYRIKDPVNYLFKVVDQGKTVHDAAEASMREIIGKSVIDEVLTGGKFKIQQEVKALLQEILDRYEAGIVVVAVQLQDVHPPKAVIEAFKDVASAKENKIKLINESQGYQNDILPKAKGKATEMINQAMASKSEMINIAQGDAARFLSNLRGYQQAPSVTRKRMYLETMEKVLAKVDKIIIDQKVKQNLLPLLPIDPLRLKERPAR; via the coding sequence ATGCCATGGGAATATAATGGAGATGATAATCGCGGTGGCGGTTCTCAGCCACCTGACCTGGAAGACATCATTAAAAAGCTTAAACAGAAGTTTGGGGGAAAATTTCCGACTAAACTTCCCGGTGGGATCGGGATTGTTTTGTTGCTCATCCTGATTGGCTGGCTGGCTACCGGGTTTTATATCGTTGGTCCGGATGAGCAGGGGGTGGTGCAGCGCTTTGGCAAAGTGGTATATACCACCACCTCGGGGCCCCATTGGCATATGCCGACTCCGGTTGAAACGGTGATAAAACCCCGGGTTACCCAGGTAAAACGGTTGGAAATTGGTTTCAGGACCATCTCACAGGCAGCGCCGGCCCGCTATCAGAAAATTCCCCATGAATCGTTGATGCTGACTGGTGATGAAAATATTGTCGATGCCCAGTTTATTGTTCAATACCGGATTAAAGATCCGGTCAACTACCTTTTTAAGGTTGTTGATCAGGGAAAAACCGTTCATGACGCGGCGGAGGCCTCAATGCGGGAAATTATCGGCAAATCCGTTATTGATGAGGTCCTGACCGGGGGTAAATTTAAGATTCAGCAGGAAGTAAAGGCTCTTTTACAGGAAATCCTGGACCGCTATGAAGCCGGAATAGTGGTGGTGGCGGTTCAACTGCAGGATGTCCACCCGCCGAAAGCGGTTATTGAAGCCTTTAAGGATGTGGCCAGCGCCAAGGAAAATAAAATTAAGCTTATTAATGAATCCCAGGGATATCAGAATGATATTCTGCCTAAAGCCAAGGGTAAGGCGACTGAGATGATTAATCAAGCAATGGCATCCAAGTCGGAAATGATTAATATTGCCCAGGGTGACGCTGCCCGTTTTTTGTCCAATCTTCGGGGATATCAACAGGCCCCTTCGGTAACCCGTAAGCGTATGTATCTCGAAACCATGGAAAAGGTGTTGGCTAAGGTTGATAAAATTATTATTGATCAAAAAGTGAAGCAGAATCTTTTGCCGTTATTGCCTATTGATCCTCTTCGTTTGAAGGAACGACCCGCCAGGTAA
- the hflC gene encoding protease modulator HflC: MKNMSMRLIVIAGVIIIMVILSTLFQVDQRQQALILQLGKPVRVITEPGLNFKVPLLQQVIFFDRRLLVYDAAPAEIVTSDKKNLVVDNYAKWRIVDPLKFYQTVKNVAGAQSRLDDIIYSEFRVELGKETLNDIVAKVRTKIMKTVTMNSNEAAADYGIEVVDVRVKRADLPVENERHVFSRMQAERQRQAKKYRSEGEEEAIKIRSKAEKERTILLAEAYRKSQEVRGEGEQKAIAIYAKAFQQDEDFYNFFRSLQAYKKALADKSTLVLGSGNEFFRFMNKAD; encoded by the coding sequence ATGAAGAATATGAGTATGAGATTAATTGTCATTGCCGGGGTTATTATTATCATGGTGATCCTGTCCACATTGTTTCAGGTTGATCAAAGACAGCAGGCACTGATTCTGCAGCTGGGGAAACCGGTACGGGTGATAACAGAACCAGGTTTGAATTTTAAAGTGCCCTTGTTGCAACAGGTGATATTTTTTGATCGTCGTTTGCTGGTTTACGATGCCGCTCCGGCGGAAATCGTCACCAGTGATAAGAAAAATCTGGTGGTTGATAACTATGCTAAATGGCGGATTGTTGATCCGCTGAAGTTTTACCAGACCGTAAAGAATGTCGCCGGAGCCCAATCAAGGCTTGATGATATCATTTATTCCGAATTTCGGGTGGAACTGGGCAAGGAAACACTGAATGATATTGTCGCTAAAGTGCGGACGAAAATTATGAAAACAGTCACGATGAATAGTAACGAGGCCGCGGCTGATTATGGGATTGAAGTCGTGGATGTGCGGGTCAAAAGGGCTGACCTGCCGGTTGAAAATGAGCGGCACGTGTTTTCCCGCATGCAGGCTGAACGCCAGCGACAGGCAAAAAAATACCGCTCGGAAGGTGAAGAGGAGGCAATTAAAATTCGTTCCAAGGCTGAAAAAGAAAGGACAATTCTTCTGGCTGAGGCCTACCGCAAATCGCAGGAAGTTCGCGGGGAGGGGGAGCAGAAGGCAATTGCTATTTATGCCAAGGCCTTCCAGCAGGATGAAGATTTCTATAATTTTTTTCGCAGCCTGCAGGCATATAAAAAGGCATTGGCGGATAAGTCAACCTTGGTTCTGGGTAGTGGTAATGAATTTTTTCGCTTCATGAACAAGGCTGATTGA
- a CDS encoding bifunctional riboflavin kinase/FAD synthetase yields the protein MSWLKTTFFIWSDTMKEYLNLWEQQFPPGGTILTIGNFDGVHLGHQSLFLLVKEVAAREGKNAVALTFQPHPFKLIFPERRLFLITPLVKKIQLIAKTGIDALVCAPFTRDFANLPAADFARRIIVERLGAHTVIVGDNYHFGRDREGDIKLLTELGFEMGFKTVIAQPFLMDGKVVSSTRVRQHIMAGEVMPAARLLGRYYSVEGVVRPGKNRGKDLGFPTANIRSEAELYPREGVYAVWVEYGERRWQGVVSIGYNPTFGDTGLTVEVHILSFSRDLYGETIKIIFLERLRDTIAFTEVAGLQAQIAKDIRAAKRIFALAKE from the coding sequence GTGAGCTGGCTGAAAACAACCTTTTTTATCTGGTCGGATACCATGAAGGAATATTTGAATCTTTGGGAACAGCAGTTTCCGCCAGGCGGCACCATCCTGACCATCGGTAATTTTGACGGTGTACACCTGGGACATCAGTCACTTTTTTTACTGGTCAAAGAAGTGGCAGCGCGGGAGGGCAAGAACGCGGTTGCCTTAACCTTTCAGCCACATCCTTTTAAACTGATTTTTCCTGAACGTCGCCTTTTTCTGATTACTCCCCTGGTTAAAAAAATACAGCTTATCGCCAAAACCGGTATTGATGCCCTGGTGTGTGCACCCTTTACCCGGGATTTTGCCAACCTGCCAGCTGCTGATTTTGCCCGCCGGATTATTGTCGAACGCCTGGGCGCGCATACGGTGATTGTGGGTGATAATTATCATTTCGGTCGTGACCGGGAAGGGGATATCAAGCTGTTGACTGAACTTGGTTTTGAAATGGGTTTTAAGACCGTGATTGCCCAGCCTTTTCTTATGGATGGCAAGGTTGTCAGCAGCACCAGGGTGCGACAGCATATTATGGCTGGTGAGGTTATGCCGGCGGCCCGGCTGTTGGGCCGCTATTATTCCGTTGAAGGGGTTGTCAGGCCGGGGAAAAATCGTGGCAAGGATCTGGGGTTTCCCACGGCCAATATTCGTTCGGAGGCGGAGCTTTATCCCCGGGAAGGGGTGTATGCGGTTTGGGTTGAGTATGGTGAACGGCGGTGGCAGGGGGTAGTGAGTATCGGCTATAATCCCACCTTTGGTGATACGGGGTTGACCGTTGAGGTCCATATTCTGAGCTTTTCCCGGGATCTTTATGGGGAGACTATTAAAATTATTTTTTTGGAGCGCTTGCGGGATACCATTGCCTTTACGGAAGTGGCTGGCCTTCAGGCTCAAATTGCTAAAGATATCAGGGCTGCCAAGCGGATTTTTGCTCTTGCAAAAGAGTAA